From a single Nicotiana tabacum cultivar K326 chromosome 8, ASM71507v2, whole genome shotgun sequence genomic region:
- the LOC142162980 gene encoding uncharacterized protein LOC142162980: MRNHENRPTGPTPLSEVDEVYSHYAKRGKGRGPIRGRGHGRDRRQGRNFSGVNHPPKKNNHQKWKGKDEKSKANGSETECYCCGGKGHWANICRVPIHLVELYQASLKNKGPEANLVSDNDFEITYLDVSDFFERPDGKIDHLISNGSAVKED, encoded by the coding sequence ATGAGAAATCACGAAAATCGACCCACTGGGCCTACACCATTGTCTGAAGTGgatgaggtgtattcccattatgctAAGCGTGGAAAAGGCCGTGGCCCTATTCgtggtcgtggtcatggccgtgatCGTAGACAAGGAAGAAATTTTTCTGGTGTTAATCACCCCCCAAAGAAAAATAATCACCAAAAGTGGAAAGGAAAAGATGAGAAGTCAAAGGCAAATGGTTCAGAAACTGAATGTTATTGTTGCGGTGGAAAAGGGCATTGGGCAAATATTTGTCGTGTACCAATacatttggttgagctttatcaagcatctctaaagaaTAAAGGCCCTGAAGCCAATCTTGTCTCTGACAATGATTTTGAGATCACCTACTTGGATGTGTCAGACTTCTTTGAGCGCCCTGATGGAAAAATAGATCACTTGATCAGTAATGGATCTGCGGTTAAAGAAGATTGA